From a single Kitasatospora sp. NBC_00458 genomic region:
- a CDS encoding helix-turn-helix transcriptional regulator produces MDDAIRHPLAYARDLRGWSQSDLALHMDRAARRHGLRSGADKAAVSKWENWRKGPSAETQVWIAAAFEVPSEELEAFGWPDWLPGHDIPLPLGSAYAVQALREAQRTAMDRRNFMTLSAVSLAGLAAQWARIEPDRLTTALHGKRVDTELVDWLEDTSARLTALPTEQRQHAARLMDAHLATVTDLIADGRYTEPNGKRLYLLAASLATTCGWYRFDQGRHSAAGRLWTSALHSAHAAGARDFGAGILSDIAYQATWLGKPDISVNLLGNALSRTEHPTARSLLFLRRARAHAALGRGSACYRDLTAAENVLSVATSDSPPGWCAWMSPADLAVDSGQCMLDLGQTSLAHARITEGMSLLPRARDKTRGIFLTYEARSLLKAREVERALAVTNESLDLATRIGAERCVTLVRDLAPAFEAYRQVDGVPEFLERLEAS; encoded by the coding sequence GTGGACGACGCGATCCGGCACCCCCTCGCTTACGCGCGCGACCTGCGTGGTTGGTCGCAGTCAGATCTCGCCCTGCATATGGACCGGGCGGCTAGGAGGCACGGGCTGCGGTCCGGCGCGGACAAGGCCGCTGTCAGCAAGTGGGAGAACTGGCGTAAGGGCCCGAGTGCGGAGACCCAGGTCTGGATCGCCGCGGCCTTTGAAGTCCCGTCGGAGGAGCTGGAAGCGTTCGGCTGGCCGGACTGGCTACCTGGTCACGACATCCCTCTGCCGTTGGGCTCCGCATACGCCGTCCAAGCTCTTCGAGAGGCCCAGAGAACCGCGATGGACCGCCGCAACTTCATGACTCTCAGCGCGGTGTCGCTGGCCGGCCTCGCGGCACAGTGGGCCCGCATCGAGCCTGACCGCCTGACCACAGCTCTGCACGGCAAGCGCGTGGACACGGAGTTGGTCGACTGGCTGGAGGACACCAGCGCGAGGCTGACGGCCCTGCCGACCGAGCAGCGCCAGCATGCCGCCCGGTTGATGGACGCCCACCTCGCCACCGTCACCGACCTGATCGCCGACGGTCGGTACACCGAGCCGAACGGCAAGCGCCTGTACCTCCTCGCCGCCTCGCTGGCCACCACGTGCGGCTGGTATCGCTTCGACCAGGGCCGGCACTCGGCGGCGGGTCGATTGTGGACGTCGGCCCTGCACAGTGCGCACGCGGCAGGCGCACGCGACTTCGGAGCCGGAATCCTCTCCGACATCGCGTATCAGGCGACCTGGCTCGGCAAGCCCGACATCTCCGTGAATCTCCTGGGTAACGCACTTTCCCGCACTGAGCATCCCACCGCCCGGTCCCTCCTGTTCCTCCGCCGTGCTCGGGCGCATGCGGCGCTCGGTAGAGGTTCCGCCTGCTATCGCGACTTGACGGCTGCCGAGAACGTGCTATCGGTCGCTACCTCGGATTCGCCCCCTGGCTGGTGTGCGTGGATGAGTCCGGCGGACCTCGCCGTCGACTCCGGGCAGTGCATGCTGGACCTTGGACAGACCAGCCTCGCGCACGCTCGCATCACGGAGGGAATGAGCCTCCTGCCGCGCGCCCGGGACAAGACGCGTGGGATCTTCCTCACCTACGAGGCCCGTAGCCTCCTCAAGGCCCGAGAGGTCGAACGGGCCCTCGCTGTCACCAATGAATCCCTCGACCTCGCTACCCGTATCGGTGCCGAACGGTGTGTCACTCTCGTCCGTGACCTCGCGCCTGCTTTCGAGGCCTACCGACAGGTGGACGGAGTGCCGGAGTTCCTGGAACGTCTCGAAGCGAGCTGA
- a CDS encoding Gfo/Idh/MocA family protein translates to MKRRAAVIGLGHQATEDHLPGLLGSGRAELVAVCDSDPNALRARQDTLQVPGFTRAADLLDSVEPDFAIVAVPHHAGRTVIRECAARGVHVLKEKPFATSPSEARELAGICEAGRVELMVTLQRRFNPLYTSVPQLLDQIGTPFLIDGQYTFHTDDPGGGWRGNVSQAGGGCIIDMGYHLVDLLLWYFGMPARVLAELSASAVPGGGYDAEDTAVIQLGYESDLYGSVLLSRWMAPKTERLHVVGTRGSVLLTRGQVQRLALDGSVVEELSRPQAPASAATAQIDHFCRVLDGERPNTSGPDQHLAHAAFIASCYASKKAGRYIDPKEML, encoded by the coding sequence ATGAAACGTCGAGCCGCCGTCATCGGTCTCGGCCACCAAGCGACCGAGGACCACCTGCCCGGCCTGCTCGGGTCCGGCAGGGCCGAGCTGGTCGCGGTCTGCGACAGCGACCCGAATGCTCTGCGGGCCCGACAGGACACCCTGCAGGTGCCCGGGTTCACCCGCGCCGCCGACCTCCTGGACTCGGTCGAGCCGGACTTCGCGATTGTCGCGGTCCCGCACCACGCAGGGCGGACCGTGATCCGGGAGTGCGCGGCCAGAGGCGTGCACGTCCTCAAGGAGAAGCCGTTCGCCACCTCCCCGTCCGAAGCCCGCGAACTCGCGGGAATCTGCGAGGCAGGCCGGGTGGAGCTGATGGTGACCCTCCAGCGGCGCTTCAACCCGCTCTACACGTCGGTACCGCAGCTGCTGGACCAGATCGGTACCCCGTTCCTGATCGACGGCCAGTACACCTTTCACACCGATGATCCCGGCGGCGGGTGGCGGGGGAACGTCAGCCAGGCCGGTGGCGGCTGCATCATCGACATGGGCTACCACCTGGTCGACCTGCTGCTCTGGTACTTCGGCATGCCCGCCCGGGTACTCGCCGAACTCTCGGCCTCCGCCGTACCGGGGGGTGGCTACGACGCCGAGGACACCGCCGTCATCCAGCTCGGCTACGAGTCCGACCTCTACGGCTCCGTTCTGCTCTCGCGCTGGATGGCTCCCAAGACCGAGAGGTTGCACGTCGTCGGCACGCGCGGGTCGGTCCTCCTGACCAGGGGCCAGGTCCAGCGTCTGGCACTGGACGGTTCGGTGGTCGAGGAGTTGTCCCGGCCTCAAGCCCCGGCGAGCGCCGCCACCGCCCAGATCGACCACTTCTGCCGAGTCCTGGACGGTGAGCGTCCCAACACCTCCGGGCCCGACCAGCACCTCGCCCATGCCGCCTTCATCGCGTCCTGCTACGCGTCGAAGAAGGCAGGGCGCTACATCGACCCGAAGGAGATGCTGTGA
- a CDS encoding DegT/DnrJ/EryC1/StrS family aminotransferase, whose protein sequence is MSALALLGGDAVLTGSAPHFVWPPVDDVTRARVAAQLDTAVSVPGRSGIVAELEDALQEYFGVRHAITLSSGTAALHAVYWAARVNAGDEVIVPAWTFHATASPLFHLRAVPVLCETGPDGNIDPTRVEELITPRTRAIMVTHLWGRPAAMLALQAIAKSHELALLEDGSHAHGASHGGQKVGTFGLAGAFSLNGPKPLSGGEGGFVLTDDDDTYYRVLTFAHYNKRAESEIPKSHPLARYAVTGSGLKLRIHPLAAALALDQLGRLDGYLAGRAEVAHHLSEQFAGMPGLDVIPMPDGVIPSWYGLTITYRPEEFGGLSIERFHQALVAEGATGFDRPGSTRPMNQLPLYRQPGPLFPGHPHSHRRYADGDFPVAEHTYRHTIKLPVWHRGEDLPLAGRYVRAARKVIDHHKELL, encoded by the coding sequence GTGAGCGCCCTCGCCCTACTCGGCGGCGACGCCGTCCTGACCGGCTCCGCCCCGCACTTCGTGTGGCCGCCCGTCGACGACGTCACCCGTGCCAGGGTCGCCGCCCAGCTCGACACCGCTGTCTCCGTTCCCGGTAGGTCCGGCATCGTGGCCGAGCTGGAGGACGCCCTCCAGGAGTACTTCGGGGTCCGGCACGCGATCACCCTCAGCTCCGGCACGGCCGCTCTGCACGCCGTCTACTGGGCCGCGCGTGTCAACGCCGGGGACGAGGTGATCGTCCCTGCCTGGACCTTCCACGCCACCGCCTCCCCGTTGTTCCACCTTCGCGCCGTTCCGGTGCTCTGTGAGACCGGCCCGGACGGAAACATCGACCCGACTCGCGTGGAGGAGTTGATCACGCCCAGGACCCGGGCCATCATGGTCACCCATCTGTGGGGCAGACCGGCGGCGATGCTCGCGCTGCAGGCCATCGCCAAGAGCCACGAGCTGGCTTTGCTGGAGGACGGCTCCCACGCCCACGGCGCTTCGCACGGCGGGCAGAAGGTCGGCACGTTCGGGCTCGCCGGAGCGTTCTCCCTCAACGGCCCCAAGCCGCTGTCCGGCGGAGAGGGCGGCTTCGTCCTCACGGACGACGACGACACGTACTACCGGGTGCTGACCTTCGCGCACTACAACAAGCGCGCCGAGTCGGAGATCCCGAAGAGTCATCCTCTCGCGCGGTACGCGGTGACGGGCTCCGGCCTCAAGCTCCGCATCCACCCGTTGGCAGCCGCCCTCGCCCTCGACCAGCTCGGCCGCCTCGACGGCTACCTCGCCGGCCGGGCCGAAGTCGCCCATCACCTCAGTGAACAGTTCGCCGGCATGCCCGGCTTGGACGTCATCCCCATGCCCGACGGTGTGATCCCGTCGTGGTACGGGTTGACGATCACCTACCGGCCGGAGGAGTTCGGCGGGCTGAGCATCGAGCGATTCCACCAGGCGCTCGTGGCGGAAGGCGCCACCGGGTTCGACCGGCCCGGCTCGACCCGCCCGATGAACCAGCTGCCGCTGTACCGACAGCCCGGCCCCCTCTTTCCCGGTCATCCGCACTCCCACCGTCGTTATGCGGACGGAGACTTCCCCGTCGCCGAGCACACCTACCGGCACACAATCAAGCTGCCGGTCTGGCATCGTGGGGAGGATCTTCCCCTGGCCGGGCGGTACGTCCGTGCGGCCCGCAAGGTGATCGACCACCACAAGGAGCTGCTGTGA
- a CDS encoding NUDIX hydrolase: MTSLFVTEPGLAPGLLAEAAEAGVAKFVVGALIHDRDGRVLLLRRRPEDFLGGLWELPGGGVEPGEELGQALEREVLEETGLTVDEVTGYVGAFDYTSGSGRPTRQFTFAVTVGRHGPVVLSEHGDWTWADRGRLPEVSDETRALLGG; this comes from the coding sequence GTGACCTCCCTCTTCGTCACCGAACCCGGCCTCGCCCCCGGTCTCCTGGCCGAGGCGGCGGAGGCGGGTGTCGCGAAGTTCGTGGTCGGTGCGCTGATCCACGACCGGGACGGCCGGGTGCTGCTGCTGCGGCGGAGGCCCGAGGACTTCCTCGGCGGCCTGTGGGAGCTGCCCGGCGGCGGTGTGGAGCCGGGCGAGGAGCTGGGGCAGGCGCTGGAGCGGGAGGTCCTGGAGGAGACCGGCCTCACCGTCGACGAGGTCACCGGCTACGTCGGAGCCTTCGACTACACGTCCGGCAGCGGCCGGCCAACCCGGCAGTTCACCTTCGCGGTCACGGTCGGGCGGCACGGGCCGGTCGTCCTCTCCGAGCACGGCGACTGGACCTGGGCGGACCGGGGCCGGCTGCCCGAGGTGAGCGACGAGACACGGGCGCTGCTCGGCGGCTGA
- the cyaB gene encoding class IV adenylate cyclase, with product MIEAELKAVVRDPEGILRLLEDRYGPGRAEVYRDTYFDAPDGSLMGADRELRIRTVHSPDDTRTVLTYKSARVDEASASKPEAETRVEDAEAAHEIVRGLGFVPRIAFEKRCRNYSFTADGRQLLATLVRVPEIDGTFIELETIAKADDDLLPALRVVRTVLAGLGIAEDDLTTEQYTDAVAAAR from the coding sequence GTGATCGAGGCGGAGCTGAAGGCCGTAGTGCGGGACCCCGAGGGGATTCTCCGGCTGCTCGAAGACCGGTACGGGCCCGGGCGTGCGGAGGTCTATCGCGACACCTATTTCGACGCACCCGACGGATCGCTCATGGGAGCGGACCGGGAACTGCGGATCCGTACCGTGCACAGCCCGGACGACACCCGGACCGTCCTGACCTACAAGAGCGCCCGGGTGGATGAGGCGTCCGCCTCGAAACCCGAGGCCGAGACGAGGGTGGAGGACGCGGAGGCCGCCCACGAGATCGTTCGTGGCCTCGGATTCGTCCCGCGCATCGCGTTCGAGAAGCGGTGCAGGAACTACTCGTTCACCGCTGACGGACGGCAGCTCCTCGCCACCCTCGTCCGAGTACCCGAGATCGACGGCACATTCATCGAGTTGGAGACCATCGCGAAGGCGGACGACGACCTGCTTCCCGCCCTCCGTGTCGTCCGCACGGTGCTGGCCGGTCTCGGGATCGCGGAGGACGATCTGACGACGGAGCAGTACACCGACGCCGTGGCCGCCGCACGCTGA
- a CDS encoding helix-turn-helix domain-containing protein has protein sequence MATALEPIMLPDASWQTGQISAALRDRDVGSLFRYVQHHSGASQARIAVQVDMTQARVNEIINGRREVVRLDVFERIADGLNMPDDARRQLGLAPRRERRAPGAAFDLAAFPEIVRVYSDQSSAAAEIGRSARSAGELDVLAVRGLGLLGLRDSLLRPHLDRDGDLPPRLRVLLLDPESPALVRRAAEIGESPESLASGVRLAEARLRELAEVGHVEVYHYRSLPVWRVIRLDRTLYVSAFDADWEGHESATYKVLATPYGPLYRGWRRMFDAMVADAERVI, from the coding sequence ATGGCCACCGCACTCGAACCGATCATGCTGCCCGACGCCTCGTGGCAGACCGGCCAGATCAGCGCTGCACTCCGCGACCGCGACGTCGGAAGTCTGTTCCGGTACGTGCAGCACCACAGCGGGGCCAGCCAGGCCCGCATCGCCGTCCAGGTCGATATGACGCAGGCCCGGGTCAACGAGATCATCAACGGGCGCCGTGAGGTCGTCCGTCTGGACGTCTTCGAGCGCATCGCGGACGGCTTGAACATGCCGGACGACGCCCGTCGTCAGCTCGGTCTGGCCCCGCGCAGGGAGAGACGGGCACCCGGAGCGGCATTCGACCTCGCCGCGTTCCCCGAGATCGTCCGCGTCTACTCCGACCAGTCGTCCGCCGCTGCGGAGATCGGGCGGTCCGCCCGGTCCGCCGGTGAACTCGACGTCCTTGCCGTCCGCGGCCTGGGTCTCCTGGGCCTTCGGGACTCGCTGCTCCGTCCGCACCTCGACCGTGACGGCGACCTGCCGCCCCGTCTCCGTGTGCTCCTGCTGGACCCGGAGTCACCGGCCCTCGTCCGCAGGGCGGCCGAGATCGGAGAGTCCCCGGAGTCGCTGGCCAGTGGTGTCCGGCTCGCCGAGGCCCGTCTTCGTGAGCTCGCGGAGGTCGGCCACGTCGAGGTCTACCACTACCGGTCCCTGCCGGTGTGGCGCGTGATCCGGCTGGACAGGACGCTCTACGTCAGCGCGTTCGACGCGGACTGGGAGGGCCACGAGTCGGCGACCTACAAGGTGCTGGCTACGCCGTACGGTCCGCTGTACCGAGGGTGGCGCCGGATGTTCGACGCTATGGTGGCCGACGCCGAGCGCGTGATCTGA
- a CDS encoding FecCD family ABC transporter permease, which translates to MKSPTTVERPADAAPAPAPPAPRTAVPLRAVRLPGGLSLRWHARATVVGLLVLAALCGAVVWSLTAGDYPLPVSDVVEVLTGGGRRADRYIVMEVRLPRLLTALLVGAALGLAGALFQTLARNPLGSPDVIGFTVGSATGALAVILVIGGSAATVAGGAVVGGMLTSVAVYLLARRGGTQGYRLVLVGIGVSSLLSSLNAYLIARASFSDAQSAAVWLTGSLNARGWEHVVPMAVAVAVLLPAAVLLGRPLRMLEMGDDAASSLGVRTEGARVWLVLIGVGLTAAATAAAGPIPFVALIAPQAVRRLTRATGPNLLGSTLLGALLLAVSDVSAQRLLAPTQLPVGVLTGVVGGCYLVWLILGQWRAKRG; encoded by the coding sequence GTGAAAAGCCCCACCACGGTCGAGCGGCCCGCCGACGCCGCGCCCGCACCCGCACCGCCCGCCCCCCGCACCGCCGTCCCGCTGCGCGCGGTCCGGCTCCCCGGCGGCCTCTCGCTGCGCTGGCACGCCCGCGCCACCGTCGTCGGCCTGCTCGTCCTCGCCGCGCTGTGCGGAGCGGTCGTCTGGTCCCTGACCGCCGGTGACTACCCGCTGCCCGTCTCCGACGTGGTCGAGGTGCTCACCGGCGGCGGCCGGCGCGCCGACCGCTACATCGTGATGGAGGTCCGGCTGCCGCGGCTGCTCACCGCCCTGCTGGTCGGCGCCGCCCTGGGGCTCGCGGGCGCCCTCTTCCAGACCCTCGCCCGCAACCCGCTCGGCAGCCCGGACGTCATCGGCTTCACCGTCGGCTCCGCCACCGGGGCCCTCGCCGTCATCCTGGTGATCGGCGGCAGCGCCGCCACGGTGGCCGGCGGAGCGGTGGTCGGCGGCATGCTCACCTCCGTCGCCGTCTACCTGCTCGCCCGGCGCGGTGGGACCCAGGGCTACCGGCTGGTGCTGGTCGGCATCGGCGTCAGCTCGCTGCTGTCCTCGCTCAACGCCTACCTGATCGCCCGCGCCTCCTTCAGCGACGCCCAGAGCGCCGCGGTCTGGCTCACCGGCAGCCTCAACGCCCGCGGCTGGGAGCACGTCGTCCCGATGGCCGTCGCCGTCGCCGTGCTGCTGCCCGCCGCCGTGCTGCTCGGCCGCCCGCTGCGGATGCTGGAGATGGGCGACGACGCCGCCTCCTCGCTCGGCGTCCGGACCGAGGGCGCCCGGGTCTGGCTGGTCCTGATCGGCGTCGGCCTGACCGCCGCGGCCACCGCCGCCGCCGGCCCGATCCCCTTCGTCGCCCTGATCGCCCCGCAGGCCGTCCGCCGCCTCACCCGGGCCACCGGCCCCAACCTGCTCGGCTCCACCCTCCTCGGCGCCCTCCTGCTGGCCGTCAGCGACGTCTCGGCCCAGCGCCTGCTGGCCCCCACCCAGCTGCCCGTCGGCGTCCTCACCGGCGTCGTCGGCGGCTGCTACCTGGTCTGGCTGATCCTCGGCCAGTGGCGCGCCAAACGCGGCTGA
- a CDS encoding FecCD family ABC transporter permease: protein MSTDTLRKPAPARKAPAPRGRAGTARRTAWLLGALALLAVLAVAGIAIGARSIAPGQVLHVLLNREPTSEDWIVVHHSRIPRTLLGIAVGAALGISGAMMQALTRNPLADPGLLGINGGAAAAVAAGTALFDLRTFGSFVWFALAGAAVAALVVQILGGGGRASATPARLALAGTAVTAVLTAFVNGLILLDPLTLNRFRFWQVGTLAGVDSAVLGQVIPFLAAGAVLALFLGRPLNALALGDDAGHALGANPTRTRILSLLAITLLCGAATAAVGPIAFIGLAVPHLARHICGPDQRWIMLLSAVLAPVLLLGSDIVGRLALHPAELQVGVVTAFIGAPLFIALVRGRRIAQL from the coding sequence ATGAGCACCGACACCCTCCGCAAGCCGGCCCCGGCCCGCAAGGCGCCCGCGCCGCGCGGCCGGGCCGGCACCGCCCGCCGGACCGCCTGGCTGCTCGGGGCGCTCGCCCTGCTCGCGGTCCTCGCCGTCGCCGGCATCGCGATCGGCGCCCGCTCGATCGCCCCCGGCCAGGTCCTGCACGTCCTGCTCAACCGCGAACCCACGTCCGAGGACTGGATCGTGGTCCACCACTCCCGCATCCCCCGCACCCTGCTGGGCATCGCCGTCGGCGCCGCCCTCGGCATCTCCGGGGCCATGATGCAGGCGCTCACCCGCAACCCGCTCGCCGACCCCGGCCTGCTCGGCATCAACGGCGGCGCCGCGGCGGCCGTCGCCGCCGGCACCGCGCTGTTCGACCTGCGCACCTTCGGCTCCTTCGTCTGGTTCGCCCTCGCGGGCGCCGCCGTCGCCGCCCTCGTCGTCCAGATCCTCGGCGGCGGAGGACGCGCCTCGGCCACCCCGGCCAGGCTCGCCCTCGCCGGCACCGCCGTCACGGCCGTGCTCACCGCCTTCGTCAACGGGCTCATCCTGCTCGACCCGCTCACCCTCAACCGCTTCCGGTTCTGGCAGGTCGGCACCCTCGCCGGCGTCGACTCCGCGGTACTCGGCCAGGTCATCCCGTTCCTCGCGGCCGGCGCCGTCCTCGCCCTCTTCCTCGGCCGGCCGCTGAACGCCCTCGCCCTCGGCGACGACGCCGGGCACGCCCTCGGCGCCAACCCCACCCGCACCCGGATCCTCAGCCTGCTCGCGATCACCCTGCTCTGCGGGGCCGCGACCGCCGCGGTCGGCCCGATCGCCTTCATCGGCCTCGCCGTCCCGCACCTCGCCCGCCACATCTGCGGACCGGACCAGCGCTGGATCATGCTGCTGTCGGCCGTCCTCGCCCCGGTGCTGCTGCTCGGCTCGGACATCGTCGGCCGGCTCGCCCTGCACCCCGCCGAACTCCAGGTCGGTGTCGTCACCGCGTTCATCGGGGCCCCGCTCTTCATCGCCCTGGTACGCGGCCGGAGGATCGCCCAACTGTGA
- a CDS encoding siderophore-interacting protein codes for MNTDTAPPRMRIVRHPLKYRLLEVKQVVRVTPGTVRVTFAGDALDGFCEQAPTDHVKLCFAFPGDELPVEPIVENDTWMDAPEGMSEPLTRDYTIRHYRREAKELDIDMVLHGTGVGSSWAAAAEPGMKLGVFGPRGSEEIPFVHDWYLLGADETALPALARWLEMLPAGVKVLAFAEVPGPEHEQVLATATDATVTWVHRGDAGSGGTDLLEQAIRAAELPEGMGFAWVAGEANTLKPIRRYLRNECGLTKNQVDVDGYWKRGVANHDHHEDDHQPHA; via the coding sequence ATGAACACCGACACGGCACCGCCGCGCATGCGGATCGTCCGCCACCCGCTCAAGTACCGCCTGCTGGAGGTCAAGCAGGTCGTCCGGGTCACCCCGGGCACGGTACGGGTGACCTTCGCCGGCGACGCCCTCGACGGCTTCTGCGAGCAGGCCCCCACCGACCACGTCAAGCTCTGCTTCGCCTTCCCCGGCGACGAGCTCCCGGTCGAGCCCATCGTCGAGAACGACACCTGGATGGACGCCCCCGAGGGCATGTCCGAGCCGCTGACCCGCGACTACACCATCCGCCACTACCGGCGGGAGGCCAAGGAGCTGGACATCGACATGGTCCTGCACGGGACCGGCGTCGGCTCCAGCTGGGCCGCCGCGGCCGAACCCGGCATGAAGCTCGGCGTCTTCGGCCCCCGCGGCTCCGAGGAGATCCCCTTCGTCCACGACTGGTACCTCCTCGGCGCCGACGAGACCGCCCTGCCCGCCCTCGCCCGCTGGCTGGAGATGCTCCCCGCCGGCGTCAAGGTCCTCGCCTTCGCCGAGGTCCCCGGCCCCGAGCACGAGCAGGTCCTGGCCACCGCCACCGACGCCACCGTCACCTGGGTGCACCGCGGCGACGCCGGATCCGGCGGCACCGACCTGCTGGAGCAGGCCATCCGCGCCGCGGAACTGCCCGAGGGCATGGGCTTCGCCTGGGTCGCCGGCGAGGCCAACACCCTCAAGCCGATCCGCCGCTACCTGCGCAACGAGTGCGGCCTGACCAAGAACCAGGTCGACGTGGACGGCTACTGGAAGCGCGGGGTGGCCAACCACGACCACCACGAGGACGACCACCAGCCGCACGCATGA
- a CDS encoding ABC transporter ATP-binding protein: MAEQPLLKDEADERAVLRRAWPYLRPHRARLGVALGVGLADSAALVAVAPLIGLAANSLNSGDRGGLGLAVALLAVLAIAQLVLARVGELLLIKGGESVVRTLREQAVENLATAPLRFLETHRSGELLRRATGEVAALAAFVRMHLRNLVSSVATLAFTLVVLAGYSWLLLLVQLAVFLPLTLLVTRWFQRDAASAFGGKATAEATVAATFSETLTAREALQTSRGLAGWTRRFDRENRHAVHAARRALRVENRIDLVSLIEGAALVVLLLVGGWLVTRDSVSVGTVVVFVVASRNLFDSFADISQLVGEVQTARTGLARLLDLLAATTPERRPARAEGLPARGDLRCTAVDFGYRAEGLDLHGLTLDFPEGSRTGVVGETGSGKTTLSKLLCGLYRPDGGAVTFAGTDLADIPEEQLRRRIVLVPQEVRLVSGTIADNLALVQGAPDRARIEKTVDELGLREWLEDLPGGLDAEVGQRGGNLSAGERQILGVVRAVLADPAVLVLDEATADIDPVTAARLEHALDELRSDCTLVVIAHRPATIARLPRVVRLDGGRLAGDETAGGSRGSGTPAGLEVRG, translated from the coding sequence GTGGCTGAGCAGCCCCTGCTCAAGGACGAGGCCGACGAGCGCGCGGTGCTCCGCCGCGCCTGGCCCTACCTGCGCCCGCACCGCGCCCGCCTCGGCGTCGCACTCGGCGTCGGCCTCGCCGACTCCGCCGCCCTCGTCGCCGTCGCCCCCCTGATCGGCCTCGCCGCCAACTCCCTGAACAGCGGCGACCGCGGCGGCCTCGGCCTCGCCGTCGCCCTGCTGGCAGTCCTCGCGATCGCCCAGCTGGTGCTCGCCCGGGTCGGCGAACTGCTGCTCATCAAGGGCGGCGAGTCCGTCGTCCGCACCCTGCGCGAGCAGGCCGTGGAGAACCTCGCCACCGCCCCGCTGCGCTTCCTGGAGACCCACCGGAGCGGCGAACTGCTGCGCCGCGCCACCGGCGAGGTCGCCGCGCTCGCCGCGTTCGTCCGCATGCACCTGCGCAACCTGGTCTCCTCGGTCGCCACACTGGCGTTCACCCTGGTCGTGCTCGCCGGCTACTCCTGGCTGCTGCTGCTCGTCCAGCTCGCCGTCTTCCTGCCGCTCACCCTGCTGGTGACCCGCTGGTTCCAGCGGGACGCCGCCTCGGCGTTCGGCGGCAAGGCCACCGCCGAGGCGACGGTCGCCGCCACCTTCTCCGAGACGCTGACCGCCCGTGAGGCCCTGCAGACCTCCCGCGGCCTCGCCGGCTGGACCAGGCGCTTCGACCGCGAGAACCGGCACGCGGTGCACGCCGCCCGCCGCGCCCTGCGGGTCGAGAACCGGATCGACCTGGTCAGCCTGATCGAAGGCGCCGCCCTCGTGGTGCTGCTGCTGGTCGGCGGCTGGCTCGTCACCCGGGACAGCGTCAGCGTCGGCACCGTCGTCGTCTTCGTCGTCGCCAGCCGCAACCTCTTCGACTCCTTCGCCGACATCTCCCAGCTCGTCGGCGAGGTGCAGACCGCCCGCACCGGCCTCGCCCGGCTGCTCGACCTGCTGGCCGCCACCACCCCGGAGCGCCGCCCCGCCCGCGCGGAGGGCCTGCCCGCCCGCGGCGACCTGCGCTGCACCGCCGTCGACTTCGGCTACCGCGCCGAGGGCCTCGACCTGCACGGCCTGACGCTGGACTTCCCCGAGGGCAGCCGCACCGGCGTCGTCGGCGAGACCGGCTCCGGCAAGACCACGCTCTCCAAGCTGCTCTGCGGCCTCTACCGGCCCGACGGCGGCGCGGTGACCTTCGCCGGCACCGACCTCGCGGACATCCCGGAGGAGCAGCTGCGCCGCCGGATCGTCCTGGTGCCGCAGGAGGTCCGCCTGGTCTCCGGCACGATCGCCGACAACCTCGCCCTCGTCCAGGGCGCGCCCGACCGGGCGCGGATCGAGAAGACCGTCGACGAACTCGGCCTGCGGGAATGGCTGGAGGACCTCCCCGGCGGCCTGGACGCCGAGGTGGGCCAGCGCGGCGGCAACCTGTCCGCGGGGGAGCGCCAGATCCTCGGCGTCGTCCGGGCGGTGCTGGCGGACCCGGCCGTCCTGGTGCTGGACGAGGCGACCGCGGACATCGACCCGGTGACGGCGGCCCGGCTGGAGCACGCGCTCGACGAGCTGCGCTCCGACTGCACCCTGGTGGTCATCGCCCACCGGCCGGCCACCATCGCCCGGCTGCCCCGGGTGGTCCGACTGGACGGCGGACGGCTGGCCGGTGACGAAACGGCAGGTGGGAGCCGTGGATCCGGCACCCCGGCTGGTCTTGAAGTCCGAGGTTAG